A genome region from Anopheles stephensi strain Indian chromosome 2, UCI_ANSTEP_V1.0, whole genome shotgun sequence includes the following:
- the LOC118503824 gene encoding luciferin sulfotransferase-like, which translates to MAFEYIDIEDPIFKATCRDRNEEDYVLVRCNDYATVPINLPDWAPEPVCLSTRYERIAQTIKNMEVRPDDVWIVTYPKSGTTWTQELIWLVCNGLDFQTAKDVSIDARFPFIDLSGLRDLPEPFNPLRDALEMRSPRFIKSHLPPAFLPNALWTVQPKLVYVRRNPKSVAVSYYHHSVSLHCYNGTLDQFVRSMMNELVYYSPYHKHLIEYSELRYPNMLSLCFEDMKRDLPGAIRQVCQFFDKSYTDEQIGQLANHLGFDQMRHNAAVNRREWIQYNLQQTNRTDKLDDNDMQFIRRGEADGWRKELSPELIEAIDRWTLEKVPKDSKYAPLFY; encoded by the exons ATGGCATTCGAATACATCGATATAGAGGATCCCATCTTCAAGGCTACGTGCCGTGATCGTAACGAAGAAGACTACGTGCTAGTGCGATGCAACGATTACGCTACGGTCCCGATCAATCTGCCCGACTGGGCTCCGGAACCTGTCTGCCTTTCGACACGGTACGAGCGTATCGCACAAACGATCAAAAACATGGAGGTCCGGCCGGATGACGTTTGGATCGTAACGTACCCGAAAAGTGGAACCACCTGGACACAGGAGCTGATCTGGCTGGTCTGCAACGGGCTTGACTTCCAGACGGCGAAAGACGTTTCAATCGACGCACGGTTTCCCTTCATTGA CTTATCCGGACTCCGTGATCTTCCAGAACCGTTTAATCCGCTGCGTGATGCACTGGAGATGCGTTCACCGCGCTtcatcaaatcccatctaccACCCGCCTTTCTCCCGAACGCTCTATGGACCGTGCAGCCGAAGCTTGTCTACGTACGCCGCAATCCGAAATCGGTCGCCGTCTCGTACTACCATCACTCCGTATCCCTGCACTGCTACAACGGAACGCTGGACCAGTTTGTACGTTCGATGATGAACGAGCTGGTTTACTATTCACCCTACCACAAGCATCTGATCGAGTACAGTGAGCTGCGCTATCCAAATATGCTTTCACTGTGCTTCGAAGACATGAAACGAGATCTGCCCGGTGCCATCCGACAAGTTTGTCAATTTTTTGATAAATCGTACACCGACGAACAGATTGGGCAGCTGGCGAACCATCTGGGTTTCGATCAAATGCGTCACAATGCGGCCGTCAATCGGCGGGAGTGGATCCAGTACAATCTGCAGCAAACCAATCGTACTGATAAACTGGACGATAACGACATGCAGTTCATACGGCGTGGTGAAGCGGACGGGTGGCGGAAGGAACTATCACCCGAACTGATCGAGGCCATCGATCGGTGGACGCTGGAGAAGGTCCCGAAGGATAGCAAATATGCGCCACTATTTTATTAA
- the LOC118503827 gene encoding luciferin sulfotransferase-like, with the protein MSSPFTITDIETNLSCPGASSFVQIQLNDLADYPLASSPPAPAIVPAKFRNYAEQVRNFQVYEDDVWIVTYPKCGTTWTQEMVWLIDHDLDYGTARDVNLNTRSVFLEIGAIADKIPVDTVTAAANLKRPRHIKSHLPLALLPRQLWTVRPKVVYVARNPKDVAVSYLHHYQMIMGYRGTKEAFLDGLLEDRVMFCPQVKHALAFWTLKTEPNVLFLTYESMRRDLRKLLPRVAKFFGKSYTDRQLDELAVHLSFDEMKKNPSTNNDQMVRSAMKMNGREGEHFEFMRKGIVGDFRNELTPEYIERFDRFIEQQLAGSDFKYDS; encoded by the exons ATGTCTAGCCCATTCACGATAACCGACATCGAGACGAATCTTTCCTGCCCGGGAGCTTCCTCCTTCGTGCAGATACAGCTTAACGATCTGGCCGACTATCCGCTGGCCAGCTccccaccagcaccagcgatCGTTCCCGCAAAGTTTCGCAACTATGCAGAGCAGGTGCGTAACTTCCAGGTGTACGAAGATGACGTGTGGATCGTGACGTATCCAAAGTGCGGTACCACCTGGACGCAGGAGATGGTCTGGTTGATCGACCATGACCTAGACTACGGAACGGCTCGCGACGTCAATCTCAACACTCGTTCAGTGTTTCTCGA AATCGGTGCCATTGCGGACAAGATTCCGGTGGATACGGTTACCGCTGCCGCTAACCTGAAGCGCCCACGGCACATAAAATCTCATCTACCGCTCGCACTACTGCCCCGCCAGCTGTGGACCGTGCGACCGAAAGTGGTCTACGTGGCTAGAAATCCGAAAGATGTAGCCGTGTCGTACCTTCACCACTACCAGATGATTATGGGCTATCGCGGCACGAAGGAAGCCTTCCTGGATGGGTTGCTGGAGGATCGGGTGATGTTCTGTCCGCAGGTAAAGCATGCGCTTGCTTTTTGGACGTTAAAAACCGAACCAAACGTACTGTTTCTTACCTACGAAAGCATGCGAAGG GACCTAAGAAAGCTACTGCCACGAGTGGCCAAATTTTTCGGTAAATCATACACCGACCGTCAGCTTGATGAGCTAGCCGTACACTTATCGTTCGATGAAATGAAAA AAAATCCATCGACCAACAACGACCAAATGGTACGCAGCGCGATGAAAATGAATGGCCGTGAAGGAGAACACTTTGA ATTTATGCGCAAAGGAATCGTTGGAGATTTCCGCAATGAGCTCACACCGGAGTACATAGAGAGATTTGATAGGTTCATCGAGCAGCAGCTGGCTGGAAGTGATTTTAAGTACGATTCGTAG
- the LOC118503826 gene encoding luciferin sulfotransferase-like yields MIRYDKLNNAYTDRIDCPGTEKHYRLSRSIPNGDEQWCIMIEKFLPLLKPIQRMPVYEDDVWVITFPKCGTTWTQEMVWLLNNNLDYARAAKLTLEERFPFLELSGALSLMDGDSVGRVQDLARPRHIKSHLPVMLLPDALRTVRAKMIYVSRNPKDAATSFYHHYRNIVGYDGPREDFFDAFLNDSLIYAPFGEHVRAYWEWSNRPDAGNCLFLTYEQMKRDLRGVIGRVSAFLGKQYSSSEVDELEKHLSVESMRTNKSCNMDDLLEWARNTTYSEERKKLSKSNFKFIRNGTVGSYRQDMSDEYVQRFEEYEQAITEGIDFDFFF; encoded by the exons ATGATACGCTACGACAAGCTTAACAACGCGTACACCGATCGAATCGATTGCCCCGGAACGGAGAAGCATTACCGACTGTCACGCTCCATCCCGAACGGCGACGAGCAGTGGTGCATTATGATAGAAAAGTTCTTGCCGCTGTTGAAACCGATACAGCGAATGCCGGTCTACGAGGATGATGTGTGGGTCATAACGTTTCCCAAGTGTGGTACAACGTGGACGCAGGAGATGGTTTGGTTGCTGAACAACAATCTCGACTACGCGCGGGCGGCCAAACTAACGCTCGAAGAACGGTTCCCCTTTCTGGA GCTCTCAGGTGCGCTTTCCCTAATGGATGGAGACTCCGTCGGTAGGGTGCAGGATCTGGCCCGACCACGCCACATCAAGAGCCACCTGCCGGTGATGCTGCTTCCGGACGCACTGCGAACCGTCCGGGCGAAAATGATTTACGTTTCACGCAACCCGAAGGATGCGGCCACCTCCTTCTACCATCACTATCGCAACATTGTTGGCTATGACGGTCCGCGAGAGGACTTTTTCGACGCCTTCCTGAACGATAGTCTCATCTATGCACCGTTTGGAGAGCATGTGCGTGCGTACTGGGAGTGGAGCAACCGGCCGGATGCGGGTAACTGTCTGTTTCTAACGTACGAACAAATGAAACGTGATTTGCGTGGCGTTATTGGGCGCGTCAGTGCGTTCCTGGGGAAGCAGTACAGCTCCAGCGAGGTGGACGAACTGGAAAAGCACCTTTCGGTGGAGTCGATGagaa CCAACAAATCCTGCAACATGGATGATTTGCTAGAATGGGCAAGGAATACAACGTACAGCGAAGAGCGTAAAAAGCTCTCCAAAAGTAACTTCAA GTTCATTCGCAACGGAACGGTTGGATCGTACCGGCAGGACATGAGCGACGAATACGTCCAGCGCTTTGAGGAGTATGAGCAGGCCATCACCGAAGgaattgattttgattttttcttctaa
- the LOC118503822 gene encoding general transcription factor IIH subunit 4, translated as MSDVKSGQGNSSKGSSASSLITKPANLECKDLEEYLKSRPPEVLEKLYNYPAICLAVYRELPEIARQFVIRILFVEQPIPQAVVSSWATQVYAKENTSVSQVLTELGVWRSAAYPGGLAAWELCPTFKKNLKIALLGGGRPWSMSNALDPDQKSRDIDFLDTYAMSRWRCVLHYMVGAGSSKGMEGEGISPDAVRILLHANLMKRDETDGSPVITRQGFQFLLLDTQAQVWHFMLQYLDTCEARGLNLPECLSMLFQLSFSTLGRDYSSEGLSPGLLTFLQHLREFGLVYQRKRKEGRFYPTRLAHNITSKNASHATTLAQDQESNATKDKGYIIVETNYRVYAYTDSNLQVALLGLFTELLYRFPNLVVGVLTRDSVRQAFRGGITAEQIISYLEQHAHPTMLTVEQTINTKSSLPPTVVDQVKLWENERNRFTYTEGVVYNQFLSQADFITLRDYAQSIGVMIWQNERIRTMVVTKNGHDDVKKFWKRYSKGGS; from the exons ATGTCGGACGTAAAGAGTGGCCAAGGTAACAGCAGCAAAGGTTCATCAGCGTCATCACTCATCACCAAGCCGGCGAACCTGGAATGCAAAGATTTGGAAGAGTATCTCAAATCGCGGCCACCGGAAGTGCTCGAAAAGCTGTACAACTATCCGGCCATTTGTCTTGCCGTGTATCG GGAGCTGCCCGAGATAGCGCGTCAGTTCGTTATAAGAATTCTGTTCGTCGAGCAACCGATTCCACAAGCGGTCGTATCGTCGTGGGCGACCCAAGTCTACGCAAA GGAAAACACATCCGTCTCGCAAGTGCTCACTGAGCTCGGCGTATGGCGCAGCGCAGCCTATCCGGGTGGGTTGGCCGCCTGGGAACTGTGCCCAACGTTCAAGAAAAACCTGAAAATCGCACTGCTGGGTGGCGGACGCCCATGGTCGATGTCGAACGCACTGGACCCGGACCAGAAATCGCGCGACATCGACTTCCTGGACACGTACGCCATGTCCCGGTGGCGTTGCGTGCTGCACTATATGGTTGGTGCCGGTAGCTCGAAGGGCATGGAAGGCGAAGGCATTTCGCCCGACGCGGTGCGCATCCTGCTGCACGCCAACCTCATGAAGCGCGACGAAACCGACGGCAGTCCGGTCATTACGAGACAAGGCTTCCAGTTCCTGCTGCTCGACACACAAGCGCAAGTGTGGCACTTTATGCTGCAGTATCTCGATACGTGCGAAGCGCGCGGTCTTAACCTTCCCGAGTGTCTTTCGATGCTGTTTCAGCTCAGTTTCAGCACGCTCGGGCGAGATTACAGCTCCGAGGGACTTAGTCCCGGTTTGCTTACCTTCCTGCAGCACCTGCGAGAGTTTGGGCTGGTTTACCAGCGGAAGCGCAAGGAAGGTCGCTTCTATCCTACCCGCCTGGCGCACAACATTACCTCGAAAAATGCATCGCACGCGACCACCCTGGCACAGGATCAGGAATCCAACGCCACCAAGGATAAGGGATACATCATCGTCGAAACGAACTATCGCGTGTATGCGTACACCGATTCGAACCTTCAGGTCGCACTGCTTGGACTGTTTACCGAGCTGCTGTATCGCTTCCCGAATCTGGTAGTCGGTGTGCTGACGCGCGACTCCGTCCGGCAAGCGTTCCGtggcggaattaccgcggaaCAGATCATCAGCTACCTGGAGCAGCACGCGCACCCAACGATGCTGACGGTGGAGCAGACGATTAACACCAAATCCTCCCTGCCGCCGACCGTGGTCGATCAGGTTAAGCTGTGGGAAAACGAACGGAACCGCTTCACCTACACCGAGGGCGTCGTGTACAACCAGTTCCTGTCGCAGGCCGATTTTATAACGCTGCGCGACTACGCACAGTCGATCGGGGTCATGATATGGCAGAACGAGCGGATACGTACGATGGTGGTGACGAAGAACGGGCACGATGATGTGAAAAAGTTCTGGAAACGCTACTCCAAGGGTGGCAGCTAG
- the LOC118503828 gene encoding BAG family molecular chaperone regulator 2 isoform X2 — protein sequence MGEECSRGRCAAKRSRFDQQFDAEFGPSEVTTTSRFIDVLDQLDMKVELLRKDAMLLRDKKDFLAMSVDLLRNNEYLTGLNENERDEIKCYVQRISNRLGTVELNVCTVRDQAQEDSLHHVNSLIDLIIAGEDPVMSRQKCQQYLNACSTTDTSVYADFDPSTISTDKKFESVLLGCTLDDQKTIKKRLQALLVYLTQQTIVH from the exons ATGGGCGAGGAATGTTCCAGGGGTAGATGTGCCGCCAAACGGTCCCGTTTCGATCAGCAGTTCGATGCCGAGTTCGGCCCGTCGGAAGTGACCACCACGTCAAG GTTCATCGATGTGCTTGACCAGCTGGACATGAAGGTTGAATTGCTACGCAAGGATGCCATGCTGTTGCGCGACAAGAAGGACTTCCTGGCCATGTCGGTGGATCTCCTACGGAACAATGAGTACCTGACCGGGCTAAACGAAA ACGAGCGCGATGAGATCAAGTGCTACGTGCAGCGGATTAGCAACCGGCTCGGTACGGTCGAGCTGAACGTGTGTACGGTGCGCGACCAGGCGCAGGAAGACTCGCTGCACCACGTGAACAGCTTGATCGATCTGATCATCGCCGGCGAGGATCCGGTGATGTCGCGCCAAAAGTGCCAACAGTATCTGAACGCGTGCAGCACCACCGATACGAGCGTGTACGCCGACTTCGATCCGAGCACGATCAGCACGGACAAGAAGTTTGAGAGCGTGCTGCTCGGCTGCACGCTGGACGATCAGAAAACGATCAAGAAGCGGCTGCAGGCGCTGCTCGTCTACCTTACCCAGCAAACGATTGTCCACTGA
- the LOC118503828 gene encoding BAG family molecular chaperone regulator 2 isoform X1 codes for MITTPAFGAASSSSSASSTNNQSGSGGAESMEVDIQLAAGVMDGGAGTSTEWPGSPRVDEASNTWLSRPAMERFIDVLDQLDMKVELLRKDAMLLRDKKDFLAMSVDLLRNNEYLTGLNENERDEIKCYVQRISNRLGTVELNVCTVRDQAQEDSLHHVNSLIDLIIAGEDPVMSRQKCQQYLNACSTTDTSVYADFDPSTISTDKKFESVLLGCTLDDQKTIKKRLQALLVYLTQQTIVH; via the exons ATGATAACGACACCtgcgtttggtgcagcatcatcatcttcatccgcATCGTCCACCAACAATCAATCGGGATCCGGTGGCGCCGAAAGCATGGAGGTGGACATACAGCTTGCAGCGGGTGTAATGGAtggtggtgccggtacaaGCACCGAGTGGCCCGGGTCGCCCCGTGTCGATGAGGCCAGCAACACCTGGTTAAGCAGACCGGCGATGGAAAG GTTCATCGATGTGCTTGACCAGCTGGACATGAAGGTTGAATTGCTACGCAAGGATGCCATGCTGTTGCGCGACAAGAAGGACTTCCTGGCCATGTCGGTGGATCTCCTACGGAACAATGAGTACCTGACCGGGCTAAACGAAA ACGAGCGCGATGAGATCAAGTGCTACGTGCAGCGGATTAGCAACCGGCTCGGTACGGTCGAGCTGAACGTGTGTACGGTGCGCGACCAGGCGCAGGAAGACTCGCTGCACCACGTGAACAGCTTGATCGATCTGATCATCGCCGGCGAGGATCCGGTGATGTCGCGCCAAAAGTGCCAACAGTATCTGAACGCGTGCAGCACCACCGATACGAGCGTGTACGCCGACTTCGATCCGAGCACGATCAGCACGGACAAGAAGTTTGAGAGCGTGCTGCTCGGCTGCACGCTGGACGATCAGAAAACGATCAAGAAGCGGCTGCAGGCGCTGCTCGTCTACCTTACCCAGCAAACGATTGTCCACTGA
- the LOC118503832 gene encoding T-cell immunomodulatory protein, with the protein MKFHFLQTTTLQLALTVCLLPLLIDQRHTAVRAGDIIDITSTVFDKLTDAIPAAYGDFNSDELTDVFVLRNNFHTLQILLGSDDKPLLKEGPKCEYKRHRITSIVPGDFDGDAYMDVMFTVQPDGRNEDDARTHVYINWGAAEEMNCTAEDAKPLIEMIGQPLALDYDNDFIIDLFGMDLERKRTFWIFKKPDDRGQRGQFTVRMEGTHGSELSVPHSHAVLDLNKDFTADLFLTTTDGFEVWLGVSSQSKFHFSHKIRFPEGNYDKHVGRAIFLDVELDGSLLPVFPMCFDAKCVNSSIFVHHGNHLHDLQIDFKDDHNDAWHFVVPDRSNWATQSITLRGGDFNLDGYPDLLATLTKSGDQMQTFLLENVPCEKSACNHMTRTFVVRWKALAPFSNGTMMGSFFDFYNDGILDAIFVERYGNGTRPVAFRNSLDYDANFVKVIVLTGLSNSSGPKILTPLGRKKRTFGTNLPGPRIEYNTTTQDGEPQHGASAQLPQSAYLSLHLPFTTFGLGRTPNFVDSLTVGLWNHSRTWTQLIPNSQMIVVPNPIDEPERWKAQLFVTPSKLIVMSVIALGVICLVILLLILILYAKEKREDRIQRSLEAHRFHFDAM; encoded by the coding sequence ATGAAATTTCACTTCCTACAGACGACGACGCTGCAGCTGGCGTTGACGGTTTGCCTGCTACCGCTATTGATCGACCAGCGGCACACCGCGGTACGGGCCGGTGACATCATCGACATCACGAGCACCGTGTTCGACAAGCTTACCGATGCGATTCCGGCCGCGTACGGTGATTTCAACTCGGACGAGCTGACCGATGTGTTCGTGCTGCGGAACAACTTCCACACGCTGCAGATACTGCTCGGCAGCGACGATAAACCGTTGCTAAAGGAGGGCCCGAAATGTGAGTACAAGCGACACAGGATCACCAGCATCGTGCCGGGCGATTTCGATGGCGATGCGTACATGGACGTGATGTTTACGGTGCAGCCGGACGGTCGAAACGAGGACGATGCTCGCACGCACGTGTACATCAACTGGGGTGCGGCGGAGGAGATGAACTGTACGGCGGAGGACGCGAAGCCACTGATCGAGATGATCGGACAACCGTTGGCGTTGGACTACGATAACGATTTCATCATCGATCTGTTCGGCATGGATCTGGAACGGAAGCGAACGTTTTGGATCTTCAAGAAGCCGGACGACCGAGGACAGCGGGGCCAGTTTACGGTGCGGATGGAGGGCACGCACGGCTCGGAGCTGTCCGTGCCGCATTCGCATGCCGTGCTCGATCTGAACAAAGACTTTACGGCCGATCTGTTTCTTACCACCACGGACGGGTTCGAGGTTTGGCTGGGTGTTAGCAGCCAGTCCAAGTTCCACTTTAGCCACAAGATACGATTCCCGGAGGGAAACTATGACAAGCACGTGGGACGAGCCATCTTTCTGGACGTCGAGCTGGACGGCAGCCTGCTGCCGGTGTTCCCGATGTGCTTCGACGCCAAGTGTGTCAATTCGAGCATCTTCGTCCATCACGGGAACCACCTGCACGATCTGCAGATCGATTTCAAGGACGATCACAATGACGCGTGGCATTTTGTGGTGCCGGACCGATCGAATTGGGCCACGCAAAGCATCACGCTGCGCGGCGGAGACTTCAATCTCGACGGCTACCCGGACCTGCTGGCAACGCTCACCAAGTCCGGCGATCAGATGCAAACGTTCCTGCTGGAGAATGTGCCGTGCGAGAAGAGTGCCTGCAACCATATGACGCGCACGTTCGTCGTTCGCTGGAAAGCGCTCGCACCCTTCTCGAACGGTACGATGATGGGATCGTTCTTCGATTTCTACAACGACGGCATACTGGATGCGATCTTCGTCGAGCGGTACGGCAATGGGACGCGCCCGGTCGCGTTCCGCAATTCGCTCGACTACGACGCCAACTTTGTGAAGGTGATCGTGCTGACCGGGTTAAGCAATAGCAGCGGGCCGAAGATTTTGACACCGCTGGGGCGTAAGAAGCGTACGTTCGGTACGAATCTACCCGGGCCCCGCATCGAGTACAACACCACGACGCAGGACGGTGAACCGCAGCACGGTGCATCGGCCCAGCTGCCCCAGTCGGCCTACCTATCGCTGCACCTGCCCTTCACGACGTTCGGCTTGGGCCGGACGCCGAACTTTGTCGACTCGCTCACGGTTGGGCTGTGGAATCATTCGCGCACCTGGACGCAGCTCATACCGAACTCGCAGATGATCGTGGTGCCGAACCCGATCGACGAGCCGGAACGCTGGAAGGCGCAGCTGTTCGTCACGCCCAGCAAGCTGATCGTGATGAGCGTGATCGCGCTGGGAGTGATCTGTCTCGTGATACTGCTGCTGATTCTTATCCTGTACGCGAAGGAAAAGCGCGAAGATCGGATACAGCGGTCGCTCGAGGCACATCGGTTCCATTTCGACGCGATGTAA